ggaggaggaggacggtGACTGTGAGGACTTCCAAAGTGCTTTTATTTGTCttccagtgtttgttttttttttttttttttgaactaaAAGCACGTCGCtgaatttcttttttcatttgacTGCCTCACATGAACATGCatgtcatcatcattatcattatcatcatcatcatcatcgctgtttGCAGTGGTTCGAGCACCGATTATAAAACCAGAAATTCAAGTCTAACACAAACTAGATCTTTGGTGTTTACCCAAACAAGTGAATTTTTATTCCTAAACTGCGCTGTGAAGTCAGCAGGTCCCACTGGAGCCTCAACCTTTCTGATGTTACTGTGATGGGTCACTTTTATAAGCatgtgctgtttttatttttaaccttcTAAAGCATTCTGCTGGTGTttatctaattatttttaagtttaaagtgaaataatttttgtttttcttgaggGATCTTAATATTCTGTAGCTCCAGACTTAACAGTCCAATTGTGAACGGTCACTGTTAACACACTCCATGCTGTAATGACGTTACCCGTGCAGACTGCAACTCAGTCCCGTCTTGCGTACTTTTGACAGTGTTAAATAGTCAGTGTTTCCTTTATGGAGGTGATCGTATCTGAGAAAGATACtaattgtttttcatgtatttttgtcaacttttgcatttttttttttctttctataaaCGGATGTGATGTCTATTTTAAAACCTAAATTGTGTAACATATGTTGCAACTACTTTGTCACAAAGagcagtattaaaaaaaaaaaaaagaaaagaaaagggatggactcattttttttgcctgtgAAATGGGTTGGGTTGTGTGTGTTGAAAATGAGTCAAGCTTCAGTCATTACCGTAGGTGTTTTGATAAtttttggcataattttgtCTTTCAGTATATTTACATTTCTCTGTTATTAATTGTGCATGATGGGATGATGAGTAAATAATAGGCTATGACaccaaaatgataaaataatatgCAAGAAAACATTTACATATTGCTCAGACAgttgcatgtttttcttgtttgctGTTTActcaacagcttttaaaaaaaaaaagatctaatGGCTTCCAAACACTTGTTGGCACAACTAatagttatgttttttttttttgcttagaaCTTGACCAGCATGTTCtgatgcaactttttcacttcccaTAATATGACACTATCAATCAGAgatcaatagtcagcaacagtaggtatgagaaaaaaaagacccATTGTATTAACCAATAGATTACaatattttaaccttaaacacaagaatattctacaatttaataaataaatgaaaataatttagaataccatacaaaaaaaataacctcaaatttaataaaaactatatattgAATCCAAGATTTTGATATATTCTGCTACTTTGttgatatcggactgatattaatatcggatcaggactcCTTTACCACACTAGAAAAGTCTGCAGCAGCCCATGCACATGATTTGATTGGGTCATTGTAGGTGCAACATAAAGCATGTCAAACGtcctttttccctttttccCTCACACCTGCGTCCTCCTGAAATATTCATGATGTTTAACCCTGGCGTAAAATCACTGATGATTAGAGCTTATGTAAGTAGATCTGCCTCCGAGAACCTGATAGCGTTGACCAAGCACAGAGGTCATTTACTGCCTTTGgccaaataaatgattcatCATTTTTAGATGTTAATTAGAATGACAATGTTGTACCTTTCAACTTGGTTTCCCcttaaaattaaaactaaatgcctttattttttcacattgcTTTCAACAGCCCCTGTGTGGCTTACTGAGGCGTGATGACATGAACTGTTTACTAAAAATGAACTAAACCAGTTTTTTCaggtcatgtgtgtgtgtatataacaGTGGCAACCCTACAGATACAGTTCAGAAAACTCTGGACGGGCCACAGAGGAGCTTCTCCTTCCAACAGGTTTGACTCTAGAACTGGATCCCACACCAGGAACCCACCATGTCTCTGCGTCCACGAGCTTCCTCTCAGCCAGGGAAGCTTTCCTTCTTGCAGAACCCAAAGATGGCGTCCCTGCTGCGTCCACGCGCCGTGTCCTCGCGCTCGGGCTCGGAGCTGGAAGAGGAGCTGTCTTGTCCCGTGTGCTGTGAGATCTTCAGAGAACCCGTGGTGCTGAAGTGCAGCCACAGCTTCTGCCGGGCCTGTTTACAGCAGTTCTGGAACAAGAAGAAGGCCGGACGTGAGTGCCCCGTCTGCAGGAGAAAGTGCTCCCTGACTGAGCCCACGATCAGCCTGGCCCTGAAGAACGTGTCCGACACCTTCCTGAGGGAGCAGGAGCGTAAGAGGGCCTCGACTGGGGCCAATGGCACCGTGACAAGGGAGGACGCTGAGTTAGTGGAGGAAAAATGCATCACACATGGAGAGGTTCTCAAGCTTTTCTGTATGGATGACTTTGAAGTCctctgctgtgtgtgtcacacCTCCAAGAAGCACCTGGGACACCAAGTGTGTCCACTGGAAGAGGCAGCCCTGGACCTGAAGGTAACAGATTCTCACTGTTGACAAACCCTTCTACTGCATGATCGCATTAAAAAACCCAATCCCTTTAACAATCtattcattcatacacacaattGTCTCATAGGGGTGGCTGACACAGCTGTAGACAGGATCTGCTCTGATTTTCTCACAGTCTGTTTTTCCTCAACCTTTAGGAGGAGATGAAGAAAGAGCTGACACCTTTGAAGAAAAACCTCCGTCGCCTGTATGAAGCCAAGCAGGAGTGTGATGATACAACTGTGCACATCAAGGTATCAACAAAAACTCAGACTTGGCAGGGACCCGCGTAAAAATCTGACGTGAACACGACTGACGTTAAGCCACAGATTGTTAGTGTATAAACAAGTGAGCCAAGCTCTTAGATTAACTTTGTTTTTAGATTAGTTTCAACTCCCAGAGCACATTCTGTTACTTGggaaatttgagaaaaaaatctgtaatagaaGATAAAAGGCTATATATGGCTTAGatattatttgtcttttttaaaggaAGATGAGGAGTATGTGTCATGGACTATAGTTTTCGCTTCATCCACCAGTAAATGTCCTCTCGAAAACAACCTTCCAGCTGTtactttttctcagtttttccaACAGATTTTGGTGTTTGGACCATCTTTGGGATGGGAAATCAAATGCTCCGTatctgaaaagaaaaaagttatttgGAATTTCTCGACTAAATTATCCAAATAGGATAATAAAGCCTAACTGGACTAGAAAAACCCCATAGACTGGTCATATTCTATGCATTAACATGTGGATCTGTGTTTGCCAGAACCAAACTGAGGCCACAGAGAAGCAGATCAGGGAGCAGTTTGAGCAGCTTCGAGACTTTTTGCAGAGGGAGGAAACAGCGCGACTGGCGGCGCTGAAGCAAGagcaggaggagaagaaggaacTGATGAAGAAGAAAACCGACTCTATCACCAGAGACATCCTCACTTTCTCTCACGCCATTATTGCCATTGAGAACGAGATAGCATCCACTGATGCTCTATTCCTTCAGGTAGGCGACTTGTAAATTAATCTCTGCTTATTATCAAACCCTACGAACAGTTATTGTGGTtactctgttgttgttgtttcagaaTTACAGCAACACAAAGAAAAGGTACGAGATCGGTCCGTTCCTGCAATATCTGCGCCATCTTCATCTCATCCTTTGATGGTTCAGtcctgtgtgtatttttttcttccagagCACAAATCCCAGAGAAGAACCCAGATCCAGTTCCAGGGGTCCTTCTGGATGTGGCCAAACATGTCAGTTCTCTCAAGTATCTTGTGTGGGAGAAGATGGTAGAGCTGGTGCAGTACAGTAAGGCCTTTTAGTGCAGATCTTGACTCAGTCAAACTCACTATATTATAGGGGTGTACCATCTAAGGAACCTCTAAATTCGATTCGATTACGATTCAGGGTGCTATGATTCGATTAATCAACAAGTGTTATGATATTACCAATTATCATGATTTTTGATGTATCAAAACCCCCCCAATTCATGGTCTCTTTATTCCTCACATAGTGGAtacttcatacttttaaacaaggtatatGTGTCAGTATCCAttaattaaagtaaccaaaTAGATGTATAaccattatcattatttatatcaaatcaccaaatccaacagGAATCATATTACAAACTAAGttaatataacaatataaaaataactaaaacattAGCTTATTCAGCTAATTCCGCGGTGTACATGTGCACGGCAAGGGCCAGTCAAGGACCAGGACCACGGTGCCAGGAATGCACTGGTTCGTCTTGGCCAACTTTGAAATCATGGGATACAGCACTTGTTCTTTCAAACGCTAGCTTTTGATCCAGATGAGTGAATCTCACGCTCATTAACTAGCAAAAGAGTTAGCTACCGCCACCTGGTCCCTTACTTCAGGTGTCCTGGCGGCATCCATGACTTTCACCTTTGTTCCGCAAGCAGCGGCCGtgttcctgtcatttagttattatgaaaaacagtcgaattttaacatttatgaaTCGTTATCGAATCATCACTTGTCAAATCTCGATTGATCTAATAATTGATGTATTATATTAACAGTCCTCTCTCTTCATCAGCACCGATCACTCTGGATCCCAACACGGCTTACTCCTGGTTGTCCCTTTCTTCAGACCTGACCAGTGTGGCCAACAGAGGATCCCTGCAGAAACTCCCTGAGAATCCGGAACGTTTCGGCCACTTTGTGTTCGTTCTGGGCTCAGAGGGCTTCACCTCAGGTCGTCACGCCTGGGAGGTGGAGGTGGGAGACAAGGTGGACTGGATGCTTGGAGTGGTGAAGGAGTCCATTGACAGAAAAGGACGCATCTCGGGCTGTCCCGAGGGCGGCTTTTGGATGATCTCCTACTACGAGGGCAAGTACTCTGCCATGACGAGGCCGAGCACTGCGCTACACCTGGTGGGAGAGCTGACCAGAGTCAGGGTGCAGCTAGACTTTGACGCTGGAGAGGTGATGTTCTCCAACCCTGTCAGTATGACGCCCATCTACACGTTCACTGACTTTTTTACTGAGAAGATGTTCCCCTTTTTCTGCCCCGGGGCAAACATCAAAGGGAACAACCCCAAACCTCTTAAAATCTGCCCTGTCAAGGTGGCTGTGTGGAACAGTGCAACATGGTGATTCAAGAAGACACCTGGAATTGGTCTGAGCTCTGATAAAGTAGTGTAgctgcatgtttgtgtgtgcaatAAACCCGATGCAGCAGACAGAGTACGGTTATATTTGACTTCTACTCTTTCTTTTTGCCTCTCACTTACATACACTCACTTTGTTACACACTGACATTGCTGATTGAAACTATACTTTCAGTTTTAAGATGAAAACACAGATAATCTGAAGCAGAAATGATGCATGGTTAAATAAGAAGTCTGTGAAAGCCTGACGTCTTTTGTGCAAGAAACATCAGCAGAGGAAGTTTCCAGGGTTTACCAAGAATATGTACTTTATctagaaatagaaaaatacatcaacGCTTGAGGGCAAAGACAGTTTTCTCTTTTAGccagagggagagaaaaaagctGACAAGTATTTAccttttatctttatttattatttatggagGCATCTGTAACAACAAtaatctgttttgttttaaacGTATTTAGTTAGTATTAATTTAATAGTGTAATAGTAGGCCTACAAGTcagttttatcattttcatgcaGAAATACTGCCATGCACATTTCtctttcatttaattaaaaaaaaaagaaaataacaggttatattatgtattttaaaaacaatttatgtttttattcccCAGAACGTTCATTATGAAgctcaaaatgataaaaaaaaaaaaaaggcaatttcAAAATCCAAtcaaaaaattgattttcaaATGTGTAGTAACCCATGCAGGTTTTACACAgttgacaaaaatgaaaaaaataaatccaacgTTTCTTattaaaatatctgaaaaaaaaaaaggtcattaGAGCTTAGCAATGCATTCATTTAGTACATTGATGggatttatattatataaacaactttattaaaaaaaaataaaactgatttcaccactttttagttgaaatgaaatgtacctctaattcaaattaaatgacTCTTTTGagtcttgttattttatttgggtaaaatgtaattgaaggTATCTGTTGATTACAAGTGTACACCCAAT
The Gouania willdenowi chromosome 8, fGouWil2.1, whole genome shotgun sequence genome window above contains:
- the LOC114468182 gene encoding tripartite motif-containing protein 35-like encodes the protein MSLRPRASSQPGKLSFLQNPKMASLLRPRAVSSRSGSELEEELSCPVCCEIFREPVVLKCSHSFCRACLQQFWNKKKAGRECPVCRRKCSLTEPTISLALKNVSDTFLREQERKRASTGANGTVTREDAELVEEKCITHGEVLKLFCMDDFEVLCCVCHTSKKHLGHQVCPLEEAALDLKEEMKKELTPLKKNLRRLYEAKQECDDTTVHIKNQTEATEKQIREQFEQLRDFLQREETARLAALKQEQEEKKELMKKKTDSITRDILTFSHAIIAIENEIASTDALFLQNYSNTKKRAQIPEKNPDPVPGVLLDVAKHVSSLKYLVWEKMVELVQYTPITLDPNTAYSWLSLSSDLTSVANRGSLQKLPENPERFGHFVFVLGSEGFTSGRHAWEVEVGDKVDWMLGVVKESIDRKGRISGCPEGGFWMISYYEGKYSAMTRPSTALHLVGELTRVRVQLDFDAGEVMFSNPVSMTPIYTFTDFFTEKMFPFFCPGANIKGNNPKPLKICPVKVAVWNSATW